A single region of the Ictalurus punctatus breed USDA103 chromosome 26, Coco_2.0, whole genome shotgun sequence genome encodes:
- the avpi1 gene encoding uncharacterized protein avpi1 — translation MEEVGVSAAAVLPGAPQPTFCRTATASERRTRKSGSANIFQGVNLRQLRRLFHSAGEPDAEQKARQVWRNRRRAEGDEEDGDGDEVEEEEEEDEGLARALVGLRVRARNRSGIRAETNRGARAFGHSRTNERTPSEATADDDVTARGACGGQAKSCDPADDEDVWATRSRDEKDPDRYLHRIRHRHRKLDNCITDTK, via the exons ATGGAGGAGGTCGGTGTCAGCGCTGCTGCAGTGCTGCCCGGAGCGCCTCAGCCCACGTTCTGCCGGACCGCTACGGCGTCCGAGCGTCGCACGCGCAAGTCCGGCTCGGCCAACATCTTCCAGGGTGTGAACCTTCGGCAGCTCAGGCGCCTCTTCCACTCGGCGGGGGAGCCAGACGCCGAGCAGAAAGCCAGACAGGTGTGGAGGAACCGAAGAAGGGCCGAAGGAGACGAGGAGGACGGGGACGGAGACGAGgtcgaggaggaggaggaggaggatgaagggCTGGCGCGGGCACTGGTGGGGCTCCGGGTGAGAGCGAGGAACCGCAGCGGGATCCGAGCCGAGACGAACAGAGGGGCCCGGGCGTTTGGGCACAGCAG AACGAACGAGCGGACGCCATCCGAGGCCACGGCCGACGACGACGTCACGGCTCGGGGAGCCTGCGGGGGGCAGGCCAAGTCATGTGACCCGGCGGACGACGAAGACGTCTGGGCGACCCGGAGCCGGGACGAGAAAGATCCGGATCGCTACCTGCACCGAATACGACACCGACACCGAAAACTAGATAACTGCATAACCGACACAAAGTAG